The Epinephelus lanceolatus isolate andai-2023 chromosome 19, ASM4190304v1, whole genome shotgun sequence DNA segment tatgtcatccaaaatcatgaaaaaagtcatagtacagtatgtcgtccaaattcatgaaaaatgtcatagcataatATGTTGTctgaattcattaaaaaaagtcatagtatggtatgtcgtccaaaatcatgaaaaaagtcatagtacagtatgtcgtccaaaatcatgaaaaagtcatagtatagtatgtcgtccaaattcatgaaaaatgtcatagcataatATGTTGTctgaattcattaaaaaaagtcacagtatagtatgtcgtccaataccatgaaaaaaagtcataggatagtatgtcatccaaaatcatgaaaaaagtcatagtatagtatgtcgtccaaaaccatgaaaaaaagtcatagtatagtatgtcatccaaaatcataaaaaagtcaaagtatagtatgtcgtccaaaatcatgaaaaaagtcaaagtatagtatgttgtccaaaatcatgaaaaaagtcaaagtatagtatgtcgtccaaaatcataaaaaagtcatagtatagcatgtcgtccaaattcatgaaaaatgtcatagcataatATGTTGTctgaattcattaaaaaaagtcacagtatagcatgtcgtccaaaaccatgaaaaaaagtcatagtatagtatgtcatccaaaatcatgaaaaaagtcatagtatagtatgtcgtccaaaatcatgaaaaaagtcatagtacagtatgtcgtccaaattcatgaaaaatgtcatagcataatATGTTGTctgaattcattaaaaaaagtcacagtatagtatgtcgtccaataccatgaaaaaaagtcataggatagtatgtcatccaaaatcatgaaaaaagtcatagtatagtatgtcgtccaaaaccatgaaaaaaagtcatagtatagtatgttatccaaaatcataaaaaagtcaaagtatagtatgtcgtccaaaatcatgaaaaaagtcaaagtatagtatgttgtccaaaatcatgaaaaaagtcaaagtatagtatgtcgtccaaaatcataaaaaagtcatagtatagcatgtcgtccaaattcatgaaaaatgtcatagcataatATGTTGTctgaattcattaaaaaaagtcacagtatagcatgtcgtccaaaaccatgaaaaaaagtcatagtatgtcatccaaaatcatgaaaaaagtcatagtatagtatgtcgtccaaaatcatgaaaaaagtcatagtacagtatgtcgtccaaattcatgaaaaatgtcatagcataatATGTTGTctgaattcattaaaaaaagttatagtatggtatgtcgtccaataccatgaaaaaaagtcatagtatagtatgtcatccaaaatcatgaaaaaatcagtatgtcgtcccaaaccatgaaaaaaagtcatagtatagtatgtcgtccaaaaccatgaaaaaagtcatagtatagtatgtcatccaaaatcatgaaaaaagtcatagtacagtatgtcgtccaaattcatgaaaaatgtcatagcataatATGTTGTctgaattcattaaaaaaagtcatagtatggtatgtcgtccaaaatcatgaaaaaagtcatagtacagtatgtcgtccaaaatcatgaaaaagtcatagtatagtatgtcgtccaaattcatgaaaaatgtcatagcataatATGTTGTctgaattcattaaaaaaagtcacagtatagtatgtcgtccaataccatgaaaaaaagtcataggatagtatgtcatccaaaatcataaaaaagtcaaagtatagtatgttgtccaaaatcatgaaaaaagtcaaagtatagtatgtcgtccaaaatcataaaaaagtcatagtatagcatgtcgtccaaattcatgaaaaatgttATAGCATAATATGTTGTctgaattcattaaaaaaagtcacagtatagcatgtcgtccaaaaccatgaaaaaaagtcatagtatagtatgtcatccaaaatcatgaaaaaagtcatagtatagtatgtcgtccaaattcatgaaaaatgtcatagcatatgTTGTctgaattcattaaaaaaagttatagtatggtatgtcgtccaataccatgaaaaaaagtcatagtatagtatgtcgtccaaaatcatgaaaaaagtcatagtatagtatgtcgtccaaaaccatgaaaaaaagtcatagtatagtatgtcatccaaaatcataaaaaagtcaaagtatagtatgtcatccaaaatcatgaaaaagtcaaagtatagtatgtcgtccaaaatcataaaaaagtcaaagtatagtatgttgtccaaaatcaagaaaaaagtcatactatagtatgtcgtccaaaatcatgaaaaaagtcatagtatagtatgtcatccaaaaccatgaaaaaaagccatagtatagtatgtcatccaaaaccatgaaaaaaagtcatagtatagtatgtcgtccaaaatcatgaaaaaagtcaaagtatagtatgtcgtccaaaatcataaaaaagtcatagtatagtatgtcgtccaaaatcatgaaaaaagtcatagtacagtatgtcgtccaaattcatgaaaaatgtcatagcataatATGTTGTctgaattcattaaaaaaagtcacagtatagcatgtcgtccaaaaccatgaaaaaaagtcatagtatagtatgtcatccaaaatcatgaaaaaagtcatagtatagtatgtcgtccaaaatcatgaaaaaagtcatagtacagtatgtcgtccaaattcatgaaaaatgtcatagcataatATGCTGTctgaattcattaaaaaaagttatagtatggtatgtcgtccaataccatgaaaaaaagtcatagtacagtatgtcatccaaaatcatgaaaaaagtcatagtatagtatgtcgtccaaaaccatgaaaaaaagtcatagtatagtatgtcatccaaaatcataaaaaagtcaaagtatagtatgtcgtccaaaatcatgaaaaaagtcaaagtatagtatgttgtccaaaatcatgaaaaaagtcaaagtatagtatgtcgtccaaaatcataaaaaagtcaaagtatagtatgttgtccaaaatcaagaaaaaagtcatactatagtatgtcgtccaaaatcatgaaaaaagtcatagtatagtatgtcatccaaaatcatgaaaaaaatcagtacatcgtcccaaaccatgaaaaaaagtcatagtatagtatgtcgtccaaaaccatgaaaaaagtcatagtatagtatgtcatccaaaatcatgaaaaaagtcatagtacagtatgtcgtccaaattcatgaaaaatgtcatagcataatATGTTGTctgaattcattaaaaaaagtcatagtatagcatgtcgtccaaaatcatgaaaaaagtcatagtacagtatgtcatccaaaatcatgaaaaagtcatagtatagtatgtcgtccaaattcatgaaaaatgtcatagcataatATGTTGTctgaattcattaaaaaaagtcacagtatagcatgtcgtccaaaatcatgaaaaaaagtcatagtacagtatgtcgtccaaaatcatgaaaaaagtcatagtatagcatgtcgtccaaaatcatgaaaaaagtcatagtgtagtatgtcatccaaaatcatgaaaaaagtcatagtacagtatgtcatccaaactatgaaaaaaaagtcatagtatagtatgtcgtccaaaaccatgaaaaaaagtcatagtatagtatgtcatccaaaatcatgaaaaaagtcatagtatagtatgtcgtccaaaatcatgaaaaagtcatagtacaatatgttgtccaaaatcatataaaagtcatagtacagtatgtcgtccaaaatcatgaaaaaagtcatagtatagtatgtcgtccaaaatcatgaaaaagtcaaagtatagtatgtcgtccaaaatcatgaaaaaagtcatagtacaatatgttgtccaaaatcatgaaaaagtcaaagtatagtatgtcgtccaaaatcataaaaaagtcacagtatagtatgtcgtccaaaatcatgaaaaaagtcatagtacagtatgttgtccaaattcatgaaaaatgtcaaagtatagtatgtcgtccaaaatcatgaaaaagtcaaagtatagtatgtcgtccaaaatcatgaaaaaagtcaaagtatagtatgtcgtccaaaatcatgaaaaagtcatagtacagtatgtcgtccaaaatcatgaaaaagtcaaagtatagtatgtcgtccaaaatcatgaaaaagtcaaagtataatatggcgtccaaaatcatgaaaaaagtcaaagtatagtatgtcgtccaaaatcatgaaaaagtcaaagtatagtatggcgtccaaaatcatgaaaaaaagtcatagtacagtttttcataaaaaaaatctgaaaaaagtcatagtacagtatatcgtaaaaaaaaaaaaatgaaaagccaTAGTACAGCAGGTctcaaaacaacagaaaaagatCACAGTATAGgttgtcataaaaaaaattcagagaAAAAATTTATAGTACAGAATGTCATAAAATACCAGAAAAAGgacatagtatagtgtgtcataaaaataattcagaaaaaaagtcatagtacagtgtgtcataaaaaaattaaaaaaaaaagtcatagtatagtgtgtcataaaaaattaggacaagtcatagtatagtatgtcataaaaaattaggaaaaagtcatagtatagtttatcattaaatttttttaaaaataaagtcatgGCAATGTTataaaaaatcagaaaaaatcataatatagagtgtcataaaaaatcatttaaaatggtatagtatgtcattaaaaatcaggaaaaaatgtcatgtaaTAGTATATcataaatactttttaaaaaagtcatagtacagcatgtcaaaaaaaaaaaaggcatagtgtagtatgtcataaaaaatcagaaaaaaaggcatagtatagtatgtcataaaacatcagaaaaaagtcatggtatagtgtgtcataaaaaaaatgtatgatgCCATGAGTGTTGTGGAAATTACGTCCTGTCATTAATGCTGGCactgttagctaatgttagcaattAAGTAATCTTCATGTCCCCTCACCATAGTCTGCAGATGATAGCAATAGAGTGATAGGGTGAAATGAAACGAGAGCTGTCTCTTCCCATCTCTCATCTTCCTGTCAATCATCCTCCCACTGAACAATAGCACGGCATGAACGACGGCCCCAGTGGGGGATAAACAAGACTGTAATCCcgctcccctctctctcttctctgcttGGTCACAGCAGTATAAGCTGCACACGGGCCAGTCAGTACTTTACTAATATGATTAAGCACTAGTGGGTGGAAGCAGCATATGTGTGGTCCCAAACCAAGGACACCCATCTCCAAAACCATTTTTATGATGAGCATGGCACCTAGTTCTTGCAAAGAACACATAAAGTGTCAACATTAATAAAGAGAAACGTCCACAAAGGTCTGCATGATTTAAAAATAGAGAGAAAACAGGCCATCTGCCTCTTAGCATAGTGGAGCAGGGAGGATTAAATCCAGATTATGgccgttgtgtgtgtgtaagtgtgtgtgtttgtgtctgttgctTGTCGTCAGTGTGTCCTTGGCTGCATAGACAAGCAGCAGGTTAGCTAGAGAGCTACCACTGGATTTGACAGCTATAGGAAGCCGAAGCGGAGGGCGTCATAAGGGGAGCATCATCACTTTCAcctagtaaaagaaaaaaaagtagtcTCACCCTCGCAGAGTGAACAGTCACACAACTCAAGATGGCTTTCTTGATCAAGAGCATGATTGGGAACCCCCTGTCAGGAATGGGTCTTGGTGGTGGAGGTGACAAAGAAGAGGAGGCCACCCCCTCAGATCCAGCCAAAGCAGCAGGGATGACACGCGAGGAGTATGAAGAGTACCAAAAACAGTTGGTGGAGGAGAAGTAAGTAGTAACATGGACACTACTCCATTTTGAATTGATGCCATCAGCCCATCGCAAACACTGTGGCTGCAGAATGTACAATCTGACCTTGACAAGCTCTTTTCTACTTACCCCCATTGTTTACTGTTCCCTTCTTTTGCACCACCATACTAACCCAAACTACatgtatacatttatttattattttcatgatcCTGAAATGAGCAGGCTGTGTTTTTAAGAGTTACATCTGTTGCTGAAGGTCACAGCAGAGGTACCACCATGGTGGATCTTTTCTTAATAATATCCCACTGAGGCGAATTGTCGTGCATGGATCAATAATCTCCCATAATCTGTCATCTGTTTCTGCATCCAGAACAGTCATGAGGAACATTTTGAGGGACTTTTTAGTGTTGAAAACAACTAAGTAAGCCATTGTAAAATGGTAGGTTTATTCTCAgctgaaaaacacagactttagGGCAGTAAATGTTGGAATATTTACACTGAAACATTAACAATCTAGTGATTAAGGAGATTCTGTGATCCtgcaaaattatatttatttatctgttttatttgGACCTCAATTTGAGGTAGCTGTTGCAACAGAGTCCACTTCAAATGACAGGCAGTTTTATACAATATAGACGCAGCTGTgttttaaaagcattttattaTCACTCTTATTTCATTTTGCATGCAATATCCTCTGAAATTAATTTGCTAGACTTTTCAAATTCTCTAGTAAAACGAGCAGCAGGAAGCTTGGTTTTGTCCATCAGTGCATTGTGGTCCACTtcctttcactaaaacattcaCGTAATAAAATGTACACACAACAACAATCTGATTATTCCGTCATGATTTCCATTTTGAAGAAACtcaataatatataaaaaatattctttttacattttgaacATTACAAATTTTGTGCTACATAGTAGATTTTTGCAGCATCAAGCAGATCCTGTATTACATAACAAGATTAATCCTGCCTCTCCACTCTCATGTTTGAGAAATTATTTGATTTGTTTCAAAAGTAGACATAAAATGGCAACATTCTCCATAACTGTAAATTTCTAGTGATATATTCAGATCCACAGTTGCACAAATATCTCTATAATCTGTCTGGGCAGTACAAGTATTTGAACTTTTTTCAAAGATTTATTgtggggcttttttgcctttattaaaTAGTGGTACTGGGGGAAAGACAATAAAGGGGTGGACACATGCAGAAAAGAGCGCAATGGTCAGAATCAAACCCAGGCCATACTTTAGTACATGTGGTGCATGTTCCACCAGGTGAGCTATCAGGTCACCCCACAAATGTAGTTCATCAGAAATTTCAGtccactgtgttgttgttgtcgtcACAACAGTTCAAGTTGCGGCGTCTTGGCTTGATTTCAAATCTGCTCGACTCAGTCTGGCCTAATAATCCCATCTTTAATTGGCTGAGGGGAAAGTACGTGAGTCTCGCCTCAAACAAGAATATGCACAGTCTCAGAAAAACACTCAAATAAATGGTCTTTGATAACGTGGCCTAATATGTTGTTATATtacaacatatttttttttaatttaatgagtaACAGAGTGCAGCTTTGGTCTATCTTCTATTCTATCAGTCCAAAGTAGGGTTACAACATTTGTAAGGGGAATGAATTTAGGAGGATGCATTATAGACTTCACATTAAAGTAATACTAAATATCTTCCAAAATTTAGGATAAACCTGCTGccaaacagattttaaaaaagaaaaaaatagtctCAAGAGACAACATCCAATACACCTGAAAATGTCTAAACGGTCTCTCTGTTGTTTATCTGATTGGGCTAATGtatgtacacaaacacaacagactgtgCCATCTGAAGCAAAATAATTTCCATTAATATCAAAATGCTTTAAGATCTATTATGTTGCACTTGCACCACTGACACACTGATGACAACACAAGGTCATTAACCTATGAGGTGTTTTCTAGCAGGTTTGCCTCTTTGTGGTTCCCTGAGAGGAtattaaaatgtacaatattCTTACTCACCAACATCTGATATTCTTGAGGCCATGAATAAAGGTTCCTGTGCTaataatattcatttatttctatttcagGATGGAGAGAGATGCAGATTTCTTACACAAGAAGGCAGAGAGGGCAACACTCAGGGTGTGCCTCAGAGAAAAATACAGGCTGCCAAAGGTAAAGAGGGTTCATTCCTTTACTGTAACTAACATATTTAATGTACACTATGCAGTAATAAATTAACCTTAATAGGAACACAAAGGCATAATGGTTGACCCTGTGTTAACTATTTTCAAGCActacataaatataaaatataaatggttGATAACACTAGTATCTACTATAGGAGATAGTATTTACTATCAATTTTAAATTCTATGATGACaaattttttatcattaaaactATGTTTTGCTGCATTGTCATTCATTATCTGTTTTTACAGCAGCCTCCACTAACAGACACCCACAGGATGAGTCATAGttgtaaacaaataaacaattaaatctgcttacaacaacattattgtgTGTTATAATctatttattaaatgtttaggGGGTgtaaagtaaagtgttaccagttGCCTCAACTCAACACGTAATGATGCAGTTTCTGTATCAGTTTTTATCTGATTATATCTCCTTCTCTCAGTCTTTTAATTATTACATAACTTTATCCTCCAAAGTCTGGCAGAAAAATCAGTCTTTGACGACTGAGCTCGTCATCCCTCCTGCGCAGGTAGAGCAACAAATAGCTACCTCATGGTTGAGGTGATCTTTATCTAACAGCAGCACTTGGCAGCTGTAGCTTGGACAACAGGAGGTGGAAGTCATGCCAGTAGATTAGTGAGAAAGACCAGCGTCCTAGAAGACGTTAGCCTATGTGTCCCATATTGCGCCTAAAGCTAAATGCCGCTGAGCAGGTGTCCCAGGCTCATTAGGGAGCGGCGAGCAGCGTGAATTGGCTTTAAGAAAGAACGACATCTACCTTAGtggatgtgaacacagcaactTGTTTTAAAGGACTGTTAAAGACAAATAAGCTGTGATGGAAGGCGCAAATAAGGTATGTTGGGATTTTATTTACGCCTTTTAAAAGATAATTACTGGTAGAGTGTCCTCTAATCCTATATACCAATCTAGAGGTGAAACCCTGCTTATAATTAAGTTTGTTTTGATGGCAAAAGGGCAAAAATCTCTTTCTAATACAGCTTTTCTAATAGCACAATTTTTATTCATCTAAATGCAGTGATGACCTTGGCTGCTGGAGGCGTCTGCTATAGTCTAACGCAACAGACACTCTATTGTTCAGTTTCCTGGTTTAAACAATGGGTGCATTTCTTT contains these protein-coding regions:
- the cplx4a gene encoding complexin-4a, encoding MAFLIKSMIGNPLSGMGLGGGGDKEEEATPSDPAKAAGMTREEYEEYQKQLVEEKMERDADFLHKKAERATLRVCLREKYRLPKSEQDDNMLEMAGDDVDVPEELLKMVDEDATEEEGKDSIMGQFQNLQNMDMDQLKEKASATVTELKTKAEEKCSVM